The following proteins come from a genomic window of Flavobacterium crocinum:
- a CDS encoding LuxR C-terminal-related transcriptional regulator — MLSEIQGLHDVWMANRTASKTKARISFDDLTNSIISTGPFSFYIIDFFDMSLSHISPSIYEMHGFDPQTITFNDILGAIHPEDVEFVIKAEDFLTKFFYENVGREKLLTYKISYSHRARLKNGEYALFNHQALMLTMDDNGGYGKSLNIHTRIDHLSNHNTYKISLIGLNGEPSFMNLSLDGTDRKNREFSKREMDIIRLLGEGLNNDEIGRKLFISPLTVKKHRNNILAKSDSKNTAELIKNCMLQGII; from the coding sequence ATGCTATCCGAAATCCAAGGACTCCATGATGTATGGATGGCCAACCGTACAGCCAGTAAAACCAAAGCAAGAATCTCATTTGACGATCTTACCAATTCCATTATCAGCACCGGGCCTTTTTCCTTCTATATCATTGATTTTTTTGACATGTCCCTCTCCCATATCAGCCCTTCCATTTATGAAATGCACGGCTTCGATCCGCAGACCATTACCTTCAATGACATACTTGGGGCGATCCATCCCGAAGACGTGGAATTTGTGATCAAGGCCGAAGACTTTCTGACGAAATTCTTTTATGAGAATGTGGGACGCGAAAAACTGCTTACTTATAAGATCAGCTACAGCCACAGGGCGAGATTAAAAAACGGCGAATATGCCCTGTTCAACCATCAGGCCTTGATGCTGACAATGGATGATAACGGCGGATACGGAAAATCACTGAACATACATACACGCATCGATCACCTCAGTAATCATAACACCTATAAAATATCCCTTATAGGCCTGAACGGCGAGCCCTCTTTCATGAATCTGAGCCTTGATGGGACAGACAGGAAAAACAGGGAATTCTCCAAAAGAGAAATGGATATCATCAGACTGTTGGGAGAAGGCCTGAACAATGATGAAATAGGCAGAAAACTCTTCATCAGCCCGCTCACGGTAAAAAAACACCGCAACAACATACTGGCCAAATCGGATTCAAAAAATACGGCTGAACTTATAAAAAACTGCATGCTGCAGGGAATTATTTAA
- the mobC gene encoding conjugal transfer protein MobC: MQTGENEQALRKILDMTRLMSIIILMLHFYYYCYGAFRFWELTGAFGDKILVSVYKTGLFESFHISKLLALGLLAVSLLGAKGRKDEKMQFETAVYYLVSGLVFYFLSGLILFFGGAVLVCALLYMALTVLGFLLVLSGGTLLSRIIKERLAAGDIFNSENETFPQEERLLENEYSINLPASYYLKKKLRLSWINIINPFRGLLVLGSPGSGKSYFVIRHVITQHIAKGFSMFVYDFKYDDLSKIVYNTFEKYRHVYTVMPKCYFINFDTIMHRCNPLDPQSMEDITDASESARTILLGLNREWIKKQGDFFVESPINFLSAVIWYLRRYNNGEFCTLPHVIELMQADYDSLFTLLRTDKEIEVLINPFINAYLNDAMEQLEGQIASAKIAMARLSSPQLYYVLSGNDFTLDINNPLEPKIVCMGNNPQKIQIYGAVLSLYVNRLVKLVNKKGKLKSSLIFDEFPTIYLNNMDSLIATARSNKVATCLGIQDFSQLRKDYGREQADVIMNITGNIISGQVTGDTAKQLSERFGKIMQDRESISINSSDTSVSRSRQLEAAVPPSKISSLSSGEFAGMTADDPDCKIDLKMFHSQIVNDHEALRKEEEGYTEIPAVRKLDNAMIQQNYMQIKQDVQDIIYTEMERLFQDPALKHLIVKK; this comes from the coding sequence ATGCAGACGGGAGAGAATGAACAGGCGCTGAGAAAAATACTCGATATGACAAGACTGATGAGCATCATAATTCTGATGCTTCATTTTTATTATTACTGCTATGGGGCATTCCGGTTTTGGGAACTGACGGGAGCTTTCGGGGACAAGATTCTGGTTTCGGTTTATAAGACAGGATTATTTGAAAGTTTTCATATTTCGAAACTTTTGGCGCTGGGACTTCTGGCGGTTTCCCTGCTAGGAGCAAAAGGCAGAAAGGATGAGAAGATGCAGTTTGAAACAGCTGTATATTATTTGGTTTCAGGGCTGGTTTTTTATTTTTTGAGCGGTCTGATTCTGTTTTTCGGAGGTGCGGTTTTGGTCTGCGCGCTGCTGTATATGGCGCTGACAGTTTTGGGATTCCTGCTGGTGCTTTCGGGAGGAACGCTGCTCTCGCGCATCATCAAAGAGAGACTGGCAGCAGGTGATATATTCAACAGCGAGAACGAGACCTTTCCTCAGGAAGAGCGGCTCTTGGAAAACGAGTATTCCATCAACCTGCCGGCGAGTTATTATCTTAAAAAGAAGCTTCGTCTGAGCTGGATCAATATCATCAATCCCTTCCGCGGGCTCTTGGTGCTGGGCAGCCCCGGTTCGGGCAAATCCTACTTTGTGATACGGCACGTGATCACCCAGCACATCGCCAAAGGCTTCAGTATGTTTGTCTATGATTTCAAGTACGATGACCTTTCCAAAATCGTCTACAATACCTTTGAGAAATACAGGCATGTCTATACCGTGATGCCAAAATGCTACTTCATCAATTTTGATACTATCATGCACCGCTGCAATCCATTGGATCCGCAGAGCATGGAGGATATTACCGATGCCTCTGAATCGGCGCGCACCATCTTATTGGGTTTGAATCGCGAGTGGATCAAAAAACAGGGGGACTTTTTTGTGGAGTCGCCCATCAATTTTCTGTCGGCGGTAATATGGTATCTCAGAAGATACAATAACGGGGAGTTCTGCACCCTGCCGCATGTCATCGAGCTCATGCAGGCGGATTATGACAGCCTCTTTACCCTGCTGCGCACCGATAAAGAAATTGAGGTGCTCATCAATCCCTTTATCAATGCCTATCTCAATGACGCCATGGAGCAGCTGGAGGGGCAGATCGCCTCAGCTAAAATTGCCATGGCAAGGCTTTCTTCGCCCCAGCTGTATTATGTCTTGTCGGGAAATGATTTTACGCTCGACATCAATAATCCCCTTGAACCCAAGATTGTCTGCATGGGAAACAATCCCCAGAAGATACAGATCTACGGAGCCGTATTATCCCTTTACGTGAACCGTCTGGTCAAACTGGTCAACAAAAAAGGGAAGCTCAAATCCAGCCTTATTTTTGATGAGTTCCCGACCATTTACCTCAACAATATGGACAGCCTGATTGCCACGGCAAGAAGCAATAAAGTGGCCACCTGCCTGGGGATACAGGACTTCAGCCAGCTCCGAAAAGACTACGGGCGGGAGCAGGCCGATGTGATCATGAACATTACCGGGAACATCATCTCAGGACAGGTTACGGGGGACACTGCCAAGCAGCTCTCAGAACGTTTCGGGAAGATCATGCAGGACCGTGAAAGCATATCAATCAACAGCTCCGATACTTCGGTCAGTCGTTCCAGACAGCTCGAAGCGGCAGTTCCTCCATCGAAGATTTCATCTTTAAGTTCGGGCGAATTTGCAGGGATGACAGCCGATGATCCTGACTGTAAAATTGATCTGAAAATGTTTCATTCCCAGATTGTAAACGATCATGAAGCGCTTAGAAAAGAGGAGGAAGGCTATACTGAAATACCTGCTGTGCGAAAATTAGATAATGCCATGATACAGCAGAACTATATGCAGATCAAGCAGGATGTGCAGGATATTATTTATACTGAAATGGAGAGGCTTTTTCAGGATCCTGCGTTAAAACATTTGATTGTCAAAAAATGA
- a CDS encoding relaxase/mobilization nuclease domain-containing protein: MVAVIKTGHSVRSIFTYNENKVKGGKAQCIGEGNYPMDVSRMNQSLKLNRLLNQNALNGNVKRGSVHISLNFHPSENYPAEKLMEIAHSYMERIGFGQQPYLVYQHHDAGHPHIHIVSIKVRPDGSRIDMQNIGRNQSEKARKEIEKDFRLVRAEDAEKQVFSALKPIPVTKAQYGKMESKKAMSNVLQTVISAYKYTSLAELNAVLQLYNIKADRGSEESRIFKAGGLVYCIIGRNGKPVGVPIKASDFSMRPTLSFLERKFVLNNTERAFEKKRIRSAVDSVLFGKNISLEKLVSMLEKQGINTVLRKSDAGLLYGLTYVDHVTRCVFNGSALGRNYSAKAVLERCAAGSEKEKIPGNREVLQKAQDSDFEEYLQGRGQEINTKGLEELMKPEWQGDYVLGKFKARRKKRKRKGRPDLK; this comes from the coding sequence ATGGTTGCAGTAATTAAGACCGGCCACTCGGTCAGAAGCATCTTCACTTACAACGAAAACAAGGTAAAGGGGGGAAAGGCCCAGTGCATCGGAGAAGGGAATTATCCTATGGATGTTTCGCGCATGAACCAGTCGTTAAAACTCAACAGGTTGCTGAACCAGAATGCACTTAATGGCAATGTGAAGCGAGGCAGCGTGCACATCTCTTTAAACTTTCATCCGTCGGAAAATTATCCCGCTGAAAAACTCATGGAGATTGCCCACAGCTATATGGAGAGAATAGGTTTCGGGCAGCAGCCCTATCTGGTCTATCAGCATCATGATGCTGGGCATCCGCACATCCATATCGTGTCGATAAAGGTCAGACCGGACGGCTCGAGAATTGACATGCAGAACATCGGTCGGAACCAGTCCGAGAAGGCCAGGAAAGAGATTGAAAAAGACTTCAGGCTGGTGCGCGCCGAAGATGCAGAAAAGCAAGTTTTTTCTGCGCTGAAACCAATTCCGGTTACCAAGGCGCAGTACGGGAAAATGGAATCCAAAAAGGCCATGTCAAATGTGCTTCAGACGGTTATTTCAGCTTATAAATATACCTCTCTTGCAGAGCTCAATGCGGTGCTGCAGCTCTACAATATAAAGGCAGACAGGGGCAGCGAGGAATCCAGAATTTTTAAGGCTGGGGGATTGGTTTATTGTATAATAGGCCGAAATGGAAAACCGGTCGGCGTTCCCATCAAAGCGAGTGACTTTTCAATGCGCCCGACACTGTCTTTTTTGGAACGAAAATTTGTACTGAACAATACCGAAAGAGCCTTTGAAAAAAAGAGAATCAGAAGCGCAGTGGATAGTGTTCTTTTTGGTAAGAACATCAGTCTGGAAAAATTGGTTTCAATGCTTGAAAAGCAGGGAATCAATACAGTGCTGCGAAAGAGTGATGCAGGTCTGTTGTATGGTCTTACCTATGTGGATCATGTCACCAGATGTGTGTTTAACGGCAGTGCTCTGGGAAGAAATTACAGTGCCAAAGCAGTACTGGAAAGATGCGCGGCAGGATCGGAAAAAGAAAAGATTCCGGGCAATAGAGAGGTGCTGCAGAAAGCCCAGGATAGTGATTTCGAAGAGTATTTGCAGGGAAGGGGTCAGGAGATCAATACCAAAGGACTCGAAGAGCTGATGAAGCCCGAATGGCAGGGTGATTATGTGCTAGGAAAGTTTAAGGCCAGAAGAAAGAAAAGAAAAAGAAAAGGACGCCCGGATCTGAAATGA
- a CDS encoding plasmid mobilization protein, giving the protein MEKENLNRNRIAAVRFTAAEYNLLVKRFKATTCRQMSEYLRKCLLNRPSTVNYRNESMDEIMLEIIRLRKDLNGIANNFNQAVKKLHTLRQIPEFSNWITDTENQRSELLGKVEIIQHCIEKAAGKWLQ; this is encoded by the coding sequence ATGGAGAAAGAGAATTTAAATCGAAACCGTATTGCGGCGGTGCGTTTTACCGCGGCTGAATACAATCTGCTTGTAAAAAGATTTAAGGCAACCACCTGCCGTCAGATGAGCGAATACCTCAGGAAATGTCTTTTAAACAGACCTAGTACGGTCAATTACAGAAATGAATCCATGGATGAGATAATGCTTGAAATTATCCGTCTGCGAAAAGATTTAAACGGTATTGCAAACAATTTCAACCAGGCTGTTAAAAAACTGCATACCCTCAGACAAATCCCGGAGTTCAGTAACTGGATTACCGATACTGAGAACCAGCGAAGTGAACTGCTGGGAAAAGTGGAAATCATCCAGCATTGTATTGAGAAAGCAGCTGGAAAATGGTTGCAGTAA
- a CDS encoding IS3 family transposase, with protein MKQKNNLLDHNAEILLLEKKIKKSELKFEILKNAGPCIIQGKYEIFDFILKNEFQYSIRLMTEVLSVDRREYHRWKINPLNETKKKKIVMYNEITAVFWAFQKRYGSDRIAAVLQHSGHKLSGRTVRKYMSEMGLSAKGKNK; from the coding sequence ATGAAACAGAAAAACAATTTGCTGGACCATAACGCTGAAATACTTCTTTTGGAAAAAAAGATAAAAAAATCCGAGCTGAAATTTGAAATTCTAAAAAATGCCGGTCCTTGCATTATTCAGGGGAAATACGAGATTTTTGATTTCATCCTTAAAAATGAATTTCAGTATTCCATCCGATTAATGACAGAAGTCTTAAGCGTGGACAGGAGGGAATACCATAGATGGAAAATAAATCCCCTAAATGAAACAAAGAAGAAAAAGATTGTAATGTACAATGAAATAACCGCAGTTTTTTGGGCCTTCCAAAAAAGATATGGAAGCGACAGGATTGCGGCAGTACTTCAGCATTCCGGACATAAGCTGTCAGGAAGAACAGTACGGAAATATATGAGTGAAATGGGATTGTCTGCCAAGGGGAAAAACAAATAA
- a CDS encoding IS3 family transposase: MDVKKKYQKFDRIFKENAVKISYEKNSVKAFAEELGIRGNLIWRWRKEYENFGHGSFRGVGYDRVHPDKKEVFDLEKNVKESELRFEILKKAASYLYRGNLILYHFIKENEQNYSILKMCEVLEVGYGRYHRWKKDGISEKQQQIALLKEDLKKIFFRFNKHYGRNKLTKELQSLGYVICMRQVSFYMRELGLRRIKKRKTKITTESGHNYYIAPNVLNRNFKVQAHSQAWASDITYLPTVEGFLYLTIIIDLYDRKIIGWNLGTRLDSKNTTLPTLRMAVAGRNAGKGLIFHSDRGVQYANRAFTRLLAEYKFTRSMSRKGCSCDNAISESFFSSLKRELREGNSRLLTRKQLQAEIFEFIENWYNVKRIHTALNYKTIEQFNEEYYLKGSL; encoded by the coding sequence ATGGATGTAAAAAAAAAGTACCAAAAGTTTGACCGTATCTTTAAAGAGAATGCGGTCAAGATAAGTTATGAAAAAAACAGTGTCAAAGCTTTTGCCGAAGAGCTGGGAATTAGGGGGAACCTGATTTGGAGATGGAGGAAAGAATACGAAAATTTTGGACATGGCAGTTTCAGGGGCGTAGGTTATGACAGGGTGCATCCTGATAAAAAAGAAGTATTTGATCTGGAGAAAAACGTAAAGGAATCAGAACTCCGATTTGAGATTTTAAAAAAGGCCGCTTCTTATCTTTACAGGGGAAATTTAATCCTCTACCATTTCATAAAAGAGAACGAACAGAATTATTCGATACTGAAAATGTGCGAAGTCTTAGAAGTTGGCTACGGCAGATATCACAGATGGAAGAAGGACGGAATTTCTGAAAAACAGCAACAGATAGCCCTTTTGAAAGAGGATTTAAAAAAAATATTTTTCCGGTTTAATAAACATTACGGAAGAAATAAGCTGACCAAGGAATTACAAAGTCTGGGATATGTGATTTGCATGAGACAGGTATCCTTTTATATGAGAGAGCTGGGATTACGTCGCATTAAAAAAAGAAAAACAAAAATTACAACGGAATCCGGACACAATTACTATATCGCGCCAAACGTGTTGAACCGAAATTTTAAAGTACAGGCCCACTCACAGGCTTGGGCATCCGATATTACCTACCTGCCTACTGTAGAAGGTTTTTTATATTTGACCATCATCATTGATCTGTATGACCGGAAAATAATTGGATGGAATCTTGGGACCCGGCTGGACAGTAAAAATACAACGCTGCCCACCCTCCGTATGGCGGTGGCCGGGCGCAATGCTGGTAAAGGACTGATATTTCATTCCGACAGGGGCGTGCAGTATGCCAACAGAGCTTTTACCAGATTGCTTGCCGAATATAAATTTACCAGAAGTATGAGCCGGAAAGGATGCAGCTGCGACAACGCAATTTCAGAAAGTTTTTTCAGCTCGCTGAAAAGGGAATTAAGAGAAGGCAACAGCAGGCTGCTGACCAGAAAACAGCTGCAGGCTGAAATATTTGAATTCATTGAAAACTGGTATAATGTCAAAAGGATTCATACAGCCCTGAACTATAAGACCATTGAGCAATTTAATGAAGAATATTATTTGAAAGGTAGTCTTTAA
- a CDS encoding JAB domain-containing protein, which yields METQENSSWKTVCEIDLVYRTKVKSSDRPKITSSRSAYAILMECWDPGKIEFLEQFKVLLLNQANKVLGIYEASSGGIAGTVVDIRLLFAAALKTGAVGIIITHNHPSGNTMPSEADKILTRKILHAGELLDIKLLDHLIVTSESYYSFTDEGVL from the coding sequence ATGGAAACACAAGAAAACAGCAGCTGGAAAACCGTTTGTGAAATCGATCTGGTTTATAGAACAAAAGTAAAAAGCTCCGACAGGCCAAAGATCACTTCCTCAAGATCTGCCTACGCAATACTGATGGAATGCTGGGATCCCGGCAAGATCGAATTCCTGGAGCAGTTCAAAGTACTGTTGCTTAATCAGGCCAATAAAGTGCTGGGCATATATGAAGCATCTTCCGGAGGCATTGCAGGCACTGTTGTAGACATCAGATTGCTGTTTGCAGCCGCCCTTAAAACTGGTGCTGTAGGCATCATCATAACCCATAACCATCCGTCCGGAAATACAATGCCTTCAGAAGCAGATAAGATTCTCACCAGAAAGATTTTACATGCAGGGGAACTGCTGGATATCAAGTTGCTGGATCATCTGATTGTTACCAGCGAAAGCTATTATTCCTTTACCGATGAAGGCGTTTTGTAG
- a CDS encoding DUF6965 family protein, with protein sequence MQAFGHQNGAETIRKTLLKMYLKTDSSFAICDLLKYFCGMNHEEIKRYFENNPPPKEVRLTEWANITDTQVFLRSCYSTIRNFNGPIDRCPAWWHLRDLYLLIKRTAAPQTIPAGQTLADEETISEEDTMEEEINT encoded by the coding sequence ATGCAAGCATTTGGACATCAAAACGGTGCAGAAACCATACGCAAAACACTGCTAAAAATGTATCTTAAGACCGATTCCAGCTTTGCTATATGTGATCTTTTGAAGTATTTTTGCGGCATGAATCATGAAGAAATAAAGCGCTACTTTGAGAACAATCCGCCCCCAAAGGAAGTAAGATTGACAGAATGGGCAAACATTACCGATACGCAGGTTTTCCTGAGAAGCTGCTACAGCACCATCAGAAACTTTAACGGACCGATAGACCGATGCCCTGCATGGTGGCATTTGAGGGATTTATATCTCCTTATAAAACGTACAGCTGCCCCACAGACCATTCCAGCTGGACAGACTCTTGCAGATGAAGAAACTATTTCGGAAGAAGATACAATGGAAGAAGAAATAAATACCTAG
- a CDS encoding site-specific integrase produces MSKSIVTIRKKAISQGRMSLYLDFYPPVWNVESNDYTRREFLKIYVYQKPADQYQKIANTESLHTAELIRARRQNEINKSEIYSAFEKEQLVIQAVGNESFLQYYKKLGEKKIGNNLSIWGCAIFHFEAFLKGNDLLFKDVTVSLIEDYRDYLLKAKSLRKNKKQLSRNTALSYYNKIKTTLKAAYKEDKLKTDINAKIGSIKEMESQRNFMTLEETRRLFATPCPNLTVRKISMFSVLTGVRYSDIAKLTWSELHYIKDDGHYIIFRQKKTEGTASIPISDEAFELLGKRRGENEKVFKDLNKWDVDRALPVWVALSGINKHITFHCFRHTYATLQLTAGTDIFTISKMLGHKSVKTTQIYAKVIDQKKRDAANKISLL; encoded by the coding sequence ATGAGTAAAAGTATTGTAACAATTAGAAAAAAAGCTATTTCTCAGGGAAGAATGTCGCTTTATTTAGATTTTTATCCTCCTGTATGGAATGTGGAATCAAATGATTATACGAGACGCGAATTTCTAAAAATTTACGTATATCAAAAACCAGCTGACCAGTACCAGAAAATCGCCAATACAGAAAGTCTACATACAGCGGAGCTCATTCGTGCGCGCAGACAGAATGAAATAAACAAAAGTGAAATTTATTCTGCATTTGAAAAAGAGCAGCTTGTAATTCAGGCAGTCGGGAATGAATCTTTTCTGCAGTATTATAAAAAATTAGGAGAGAAAAAGATTGGAAACAATTTATCAATCTGGGGCTGTGCTATTTTCCATTTTGAGGCTTTCTTAAAAGGAAACGATTTGTTATTTAAGGATGTGACTGTTTCTTTAATTGAAGATTACAGGGATTATCTTTTGAAAGCTAAAAGTTTGAGAAAGAATAAAAAACAGCTGTCACGCAATACAGCTCTTTCTTATTACAATAAAATAAAAACTACACTGAAAGCGGCATATAAAGAAGATAAATTGAAAACAGATATTAATGCAAAGATAGGATCGATAAAAGAAATGGAATCCCAAAGGAATTTTATGACTCTAGAGGAAACCCGACGATTGTTTGCAACCCCTTGTCCAAATTTGACTGTACGTAAGATTTCAATGTTTTCTGTTCTTACAGGTGTACGATATTCCGATATTGCGAAGCTGACCTGGTCAGAATTGCACTATATTAAGGATGACGGCCACTATATCATTTTCAGGCAGAAGAAAACGGAAGGCACTGCGTCCATACCGATCTCTGATGAAGCTTTTGAGCTTTTGGGAAAGAGAAGAGGAGAGAATGAAAAGGTGTTTAAAGACTTAAATAAGTGGGATGTTGACCGTGCGCTCCCTGTATGGGTGGCATTATCAGGTATTAATAAGCATATTACCTTCCACTGCTTTAGACATACTTATGCTACACTGCAGCTGACTGCAGGAACAGATATTTTTACTATTTCAAAAATGCTGGGACATAAGAGCGTTAAGACAACACAGATATATGCCAAAGTAATTGATCAGAAGAAAAGGGATGCAGCAAATAAGATTTCTTTGCTGTAA
- a CDS encoding helix-turn-helix domain-containing protein, protein MSSNIRITKVCQFCNNEFTAKTIKTKFCSLACGSKSYKKRRRKNKKEAARLQRESINNAEMLRLGKLEFLSIDEASIFIGISRRTLYRAISRKELTVGKLGSRTFIGREFIDQFVEDLQNGLKPNSSEAGKFPGIEKCYSMSEAQIKFNVSPSALYGILKRQEIVKYKSGKFVYVAKSDLDSLFNTECHE, encoded by the coding sequence ATGAGTTCAAACATTAGGATTACCAAAGTCTGCCAGTTCTGTAATAATGAATTTACGGCAAAAACAATCAAAACAAAATTCTGCTCCCTTGCCTGCGGGAGTAAGAGCTACAAAAAAAGGAGAAGGAAAAATAAAAAAGAGGCAGCAAGACTGCAAAGGGAATCGATTAATAATGCTGAGATGCTACGGCTGGGAAAACTTGAGTTTCTCAGCATAGATGAGGCCAGCATTTTTATCGGAATAAGCAGGAGAACGCTTTACAGGGCAATTTCAAGAAAAGAACTTACAGTAGGAAAGTTAGGCTCCAGAACTTTTATTGGAAGAGAATTTATCGACCAGTTTGTTGAGGATTTGCAGAATGGCCTTAAGCCAAATAGCTCAGAAGCTGGAAAATTTCCTGGAATTGAAAAATGTTATTCCATGTCCGAAGCGCAGATAAAATTTAATGTTTCCCCTTCGGCACTGTATGGAATACTGAAGAGACAGGAAATCGTAAAATATAAATCTGGCAAGTTTGTATATGTTGCCAAGAGCGATTTAGATTCATTATTTAATACGGAGTGCCATGAGTAA
- the mnmE gene encoding tRNA uridine-5-carboxymethylaminomethyl(34) synthesis GTPase MnmE: MINQDSIVALATPSGAGAIAIIRISGAEAISIGNSVFKSIKNKDLTKQKTHTLHLGHIIDGTKTLDEVLVSVFKGPNSYTGEDTIEISCHGSTYIQQQIIQLLLRKGCRMADAGEFTLRAFLNGKLDLSQAEAVADLISSDNEASHQIAMQQMRGGFSNEIAKLREELLNFASLIELELDFAEEDVEFADRTQFHELLNRIEFVLKRLIDSFAVGNVIKNGIPVAIVGEPNVGKSTLLNALLNEERAIVSDIAGTTRDTIEDELVIGGIGFRFIDTAGIRDTKDVVESIGIKKTFEKIDQAQVVIYLFDGLKFQASSSDFVSEIEQIKNKYPLKPLLIVVNKKDILSTDEVQNITSKLENLNAKLLLISAKEKIGVEDLKNELLSFVNTGALRNNETIVTNTRHYDSLLKALDEIQKVKFGLESGLSSDLMALDIREALYQFGLITGQVSNDELLGNIFANFCIGK; encoded by the coding sequence ATGATAAATCAAGATTCTATAGTTGCTTTGGCTACACCTTCTGGAGCCGGAGCCATTGCCATAATTCGAATTTCCGGAGCCGAAGCCATTAGCATTGGGAATTCGGTTTTTAAATCTATCAAAAACAAAGATTTAACGAAACAGAAAACACATACACTTCATTTAGGACACATTATTGACGGAACAAAAACGTTGGACGAAGTCCTCGTTTCTGTGTTTAAAGGTCCAAATTCTTACACAGGAGAAGACACGATTGAAATTTCTTGTCACGGATCAACTTATATTCAGCAGCAGATTATTCAGTTATTACTGAGAAAAGGCTGTAGAATGGCTGATGCTGGTGAATTTACACTTCGTGCTTTCTTAAACGGAAAGTTGGATTTGTCTCAGGCAGAAGCGGTTGCCGATTTGATTTCGTCTGATAATGAAGCTTCTCACCAAATTGCCATGCAGCAAATGCGAGGCGGATTCAGTAATGAAATTGCAAAACTTCGTGAAGAGCTTTTAAACTTTGCTTCTTTAATCGAATTAGAATTGGATTTTGCAGAAGAAGACGTAGAATTTGCTGACAGAACTCAGTTTCATGAATTATTGAACAGAATCGAATTTGTTTTAAAAAGATTAATCGATTCGTTTGCAGTTGGAAATGTAATTAAAAATGGAATTCCGGTCGCCATTGTTGGAGAGCCCAATGTTGGAAAATCGACTTTGCTGAATGCTTTATTGAACGAAGAAAGAGCAATCGTTTCTGATATTGCGGGAACAACCCGTGATACAATAGAAGATGAATTGGTTATCGGCGGAATCGGTTTTAGATTTATTGATACTGCCGGAATTCGCGACACCAAAGATGTTGTAGAAAGTATAGGAATCAAAAAAACATTCGAAAAAATAGACCAAGCACAAGTTGTAATTTATTTATTCGACGGATTGAAATTCCAGGCTTCAAGTTCTGATTTTGTTTCAGAAATTGAACAAATAAAGAATAAATATCCGTTGAAACCATTGCTTATTGTAGTGAATAAAAAAGATATTTTATCTACAGATGAAGTGCAAAATATCACCAGTAAACTGGAAAACCTTAATGCAAAACTTTTATTGATTTCTGCGAAAGAAAAAATAGGAGTAGAGGATTTAAAAAATGAATTATTATCGTTTGTGAATACAGGTGCACTTCGTAATAACGAAACAATTGTAACCAATACAAGACATTACGATTCGTTATTGAAAGCTTTAGATGAAATTCAAAAGGTAAAATTCGGTTTAGAATCTGGCCTTTCGAGTGATCTTATGGCCTTGGATATTCGTGAAGCTCTTTACCAATTTGGATTGATAACAGGTCAGGTTTCTAATGATGAATTGTTGGGGAATATATTTGCAAATTTTTGCATCGGCAAGTAG